One Dermacentor andersoni chromosome 6, qqDerAnde1_hic_scaffold, whole genome shotgun sequence genomic window carries:
- the LOC126522023 gene encoding protein arginine N-methyltransferase 6-like: MDAVSNGSLQPELKRKRSDAEEQSEESLKLRTKHDNEYFKCYAGLDIHREMIGDFARTFTYRKAILNNYNCIYQRSVLDLGAGTGILSMFCAQAGARKVYAVEASGVAEVARKVVSSNKVEDQVVVVQSKVEEATLPEKVDVIVSEWMGYMLLYESMLQSVIFARDKWLNKDGVLLPEKARMFIAPLTDPDEGFERIDFWKMVKDNFHVDMSCVTEFAKAEMYKHITVKTVDAENVISRGTCFLELDLYTVKSEDLQCIKENFMCCCYGHGRVHAFVIWFSVEFPRDVILSTSPYDSETHWQQTVLYINPVDVKQDSEIRGTVTINPSADHHRMLDVELAFTVDGRQARKQLYRMSECGP; encoded by the exons ATGGACGCTGTCAGCAACGGATCCCTGCAGCCAGAGTTGAAGCGAAAACGTTCCGACGCTGAAGAGCAAAG CGAAGAATCGCTCAAGTTGAGGACAAAACATGACAATGAATACTTCAA GTGCTACGCCGGACTGGACATTCACAGAGAGATGATCGGTGATTTTGCGAGGACGTTTACGTATAGGAAGGCGATATTGAACAACTACAACTGCATCTACCAGCGGTCCGTCTTGGACCTAGGAGCCGGCACAG GCATCCTTAGTATGTTCTGCGCTCAAGCGGGAGCCAGAAAAG TCTATGCCGTTGAGGCCAGTGGTGTGGCCGAGGTAGCGAGAAAGGTTGTGTCGTCAAACAAAGTTGAAGACCAAGTCGTGGTGGTTCAGAGCAAAGTAGAG GAAGCAACTCTGCCTGAGAAAGTTGATGTTATTGTCAGTGAATGGATG GGTTACATGCTCCTCTACGAGTCCATGCTTCAGTCAGTGATATTTGCCAGAGACAAGTGGCTGAACAAG GATGGTGTTCTCCTTCCAGAAAAAGCTCGTATGTTTATTGCTCCTCTGACTGACCCGGACGAAGGCTTTGAGAG GATCGATTTCTGGAAGATGGTGAAGGACAACTTTCACGTGGACATGTCTTGTGTCACTGAGTTCGCAAAGGCCGAGATGTACA AACACATTACGGTGAAAACTGTAGATGCAGAGAATGTGATCTCAAGAGGCACTTGCTTTCTCGAGCTGGACCTCTACACTGTCAAGTCTGAAGACCTCCAGTGCATTAAA GAAAACTTCATGTGTTGTTGCTATGGCCATGGCAGGGTTCACGCCTTTGTCATTTGGTTTTCGGTGGAATTTCCTCGGGATGTGATTCTTTCCACATCACCTTATGACTC CGAGACGCATTGGCAGCAGACAGTTCTCTACATAAACCCTGTTGATGTCAAGCAGGACTCAGAGATTCGAGGAACTGTCACAATCAATCCAAGTGCTGACCACCATCG AATGTTGGACGTGGAGCTGGCCTTCACCGTGGATGGCAGGCAGGCACGAAAGCAACTCTACCGAATGAGCGAGTGCGGTCCTTGA